The Plasmodium malariae genome assembly, contig: PmUG01_00_33, whole genome shotgun sequence genome includes a window with the following:
- the PmUG01_00058900 gene encoding PIR protein, which translates to MPSVLQENFIQSLPSKIYYRQNFETKINYCLHFDDNSKFIEKQTEVYKNEKIKSIADKLMRPLCYVAFTDIGDKCNKQCHYLYYWLGNELFNKLEEDSFSEVIGILEDVSNVLSGGVKCKCNFFKDVNKEKFEKMKIVYDYCKDHEKIENTLELHKKICDSKFNEYLVKATGEYEEVYNCTNTKPEPYFKELKKHVPSCFNEKLPRLKCEIKEVSAQEKGLSQYDTNYLDPKYVINASTFSSFQISLFFVLPFVGIFFIGFLLYKFTPIVSWIHTKVLKKKSIRRNLDEVDILELTGYTNGQRKSNLGRKQLNVAYHVA; encoded by the exons ATGCCCAGTGTACTACAG gaaaattttatacaatCGCTACCAtccaaaatttattatagaCAAAATTTTGAGACAAAAATCAATTATTGCTTACACTTTGATGATAATAGcaaatttatagaaaaacaaactgaggtatataaaaatgaaaaaattaaaagtattgCAGATAAGCTTATGAGGCCTTTGTGTTATGTGGCTTTTACTGATATAGGTGATAAATGTAATAAGCAATGTCATTATTTGTACTATTGGTTAGgaaatgaattatttaataaattagagGAAGATTCATTTTCAGAAGTTATTGGAATACTTGAGGATGTTTCAAATGTTCTCTCTGGGGGTGTTAAATgcaaatgtaatttttttaaagacgTTAATAAGGAGAAgtttgaaaaaatgaagattgTGTATGATTATTGTAAAGATCACGAGAAGATTGAAAATACTTTGGAACTACATAAGAAAATATGTGATAgtaaatttaatgaatatcTTGTTAAAGCTACTGGTGAATATGAGGAAGTGTATAATTGTACAAATACAAAACCTGAACCATATTTTAAAGAACTTAAAAAGCATGTTCCTAGTTgctttaatgaaaaattaccTCGTTTGAAATGTGAAATAAAGGAAGTTTCTGCACAAGAAAAAGGTTTAAGCCAATATGATACCAATTATCTTGACccaaaatatgtaattaatgCATCTACCTTTAGTTCATTTCAAATTTCTCTGTTCTTTGTTCTACCCTTTGTCGGCATTTTCTTCATTGGCTTCCTACTATATAAA TTTACTCCAATTGTATCATGGATACATACAAAagtattaaagaaaaaatcaaTTAGACGTAATTTGGATGAAGTGGATATACTAGAATTAACAGGATACACGAATGGACAAAGAAAATCAAATTTAGGTAGAAAACAACTAAATGTAGCATATCATGTCGCATGA